A stretch of DNA from Acinetobacter sp. C26M:
CCTGTGGTCCCCGACGTAAACATCAGTAAAAATGGATCTTGGATGGTTCGCATCACCAATTCACATTGATCAGACTGCTGTTTAACTTCATCCCAGAAATTAAAGTCTTCTGGATTTAACGGTGTCGCTTGCTGATCTGCAACCGTGACAATCGCTGGACAACGCTCAACTTCATCGAGTTTGCTGCGGTTACCTGTATCCGTCACCACCAGCTTACTTTGTGCCAGTTGTAGACGATGCTCGATTGCCTTCGGCCCAAATGCAGTAAACAAAGGCTGATATACCGCACCAATTCGCCAAGCGGCAAAAATCGTCACCAATAGCTCCGGTGTTCTCGGCAGTAATCCTGAAATACGATCACCAGCTTTTACACCTTGAGATTTTAAGAAATTGGCAAATTGACTCGACCATTGCTGTAACTGGCGAAAGGTGTATTGTTCTTTTCGACCATCTTTACCTTGCCAATACAACGCGATCTTGTCGTCATGCGCATGGCGATCACAACATTCATAACAGGCATTTAGTGCATCGACTGAACCTGACAGCATTTGTGTTGCTGTGCTTTGCAGATCAAAAGCCTGTACCGTCTCTTTATAATTCAACATCTGTGTTCCCTCAGTCTGCTTTGATTGTTATTCATGACAGGGTTTAATTTTTTGGTAGCCATCCTTTGGCTTGAGCTGTTATGCCTCTGGCGGCAGGTATTGCTGAATAATGCTGGAAAAATCGAGATGCGCATTGCCACGCATACACATTTGCTGATACAGCTGCTGCACCATCCCACCCAACACAATCGGTTGTTTGACCTGTCCTGCCGCTTCTACTGCAAGCCCAAGGTCTTTCAGCATCAACTGCGTGGCAAAACCATCTTGATAGCCACGCGAAGCTGGTGCATTTTCATTAATCTGTGGCCATGGATTACAGACTTCCGAACTCCAGCAACGACCACTTGAGGTGTTAATCACACCAGCCAAGGCTTTTGGATCAATGCCCAGTTTGGCACCGAGCGCCATACCTTCTGCCACGGCAGCCATAGAAATCCCGAGAATCAAGTTATTGCAGATTTTGGCAATTTGACCCGCACCCACCTCACCACAATGCACCACGTTTTTGCCCATGTGGCTGAGTACGGGTTTGACTTCATCAAAAGTCTGATCATTGGCACCCACCATAAAGGTCAAGGTACCTGCTTGTGCACCGATGGTGCCACCCGAAACAGGCGCATCACAAATATGAATATTTTTACTCTGCGCAATCGCAGCAATGTCCTTGATGGTTTTCGGGTCAATGGTACTGCTATCGATACATAAGCTACCTGCTTTCAATACCTCTAACACACCATTTTCACCGAGATAGACTTCTTTGACATGTTTTGCCGCAGGTAACATGCTGATCAGTACATCAGCTTGTTTGGCAGCCGCTTGAGGGCTATCACACACCACACCACCTGCCTCGGCAAAGTGCTGAATCGCCACTTCGCTGAGGTCATAACCATAGACTGTAAGTCCTGCTTTAAGCAGATTTTGGGCCATTCTGCCGCCCATATTGCCTAGACCGATAAAGGCGATATTCATCCGTGATCCCCTTATTAACGTAAACTGATGGTGGTATTGACACCGCCCACTTCGTGGCTGTCTTCAAACCAGCGGCTGGTGATGGTTTTGGTTTGGGTATAGAACTGCACGGCTTGTTTGCCGTAAGGACCTAAATCACCGAGTTTTGAACCACGAGAGCCAGTAAAGCTAAAGAACGATACAGGGACAGGAATAGGAATATTGATGCCG
This window harbors:
- the mmsB gene encoding 3-hydroxyisobutyrate dehydrogenase, which encodes MNIAFIGLGNMGGRMAQNLLKAGLTVYGYDLSEVAIQHFAEAGGVVCDSPQAAAKQADVLISMLPAAKHVKEVYLGENGVLEVLKAGSLCIDSSTIDPKTIKDIAAIAQSKNIHICDAPVSGGTIGAQAGTLTFMVGANDQTFDEVKPVLSHMGKNVVHCGEVGAGQIAKICNNLILGISMAAVAEGMALGAKLGIDPKALAGVINTSSGRCWSSEVCNPWPQINENAPASRGYQDGFATQLMLKDLGLAVEAAGQVKQPIVLGGMVQQLYQQMCMRGNAHLDFSSIIQQYLPPEA